The Streptomyces sp. NBC_00102 genome segment GCGACCTGATCGACGGCCGCCGCTGGCGCCGCCGCTCGCTGCTGCAACGGGCCCGCGAGGCGTCGGTGTACCCGATCCGCCGGTTCCTCTGAGCCCCGCTGAACCAGCCGCAGGTGTGGCGCGGTCCGCTCGGGGCAGACGGAAGGCCCCACCCGCCGTACGGCCTTGGGGGCGTCACCCGCCCCGCCCCCGGGCCGTACGTCACCTGAAGGGAGTGGCCCATGAGCGCGTTCGCCGACACTTCACGGGAAACGACGGCGGCGGTGATCACCGAACCCCTGCCCGATCTCCAGCTCCAGCTGCTGATCCAGCTCCTCGACCGCGAACTCCGCTCCAGCCTGCCGCTGACCCTCACCGTCGCCGGAGGCGTACTCCACGGGGACGTCATCGGGCACGAGGAGTGGAAGGCCGAGTGGGCGCGGAGCCTGCGCCAGGTGGAGGGCGAGGGGGCGAACCTGCTCGCCGAGTTCCCCGAGACGGTCGACCAGGGGCTGAGCGAGTTCGGCGCCGACGAGGACCCGGGGCTGCCGCGCTGGATCCACCTGCGGGACGTCACCCTCAGCGTCGGCGGGGTGAGCCCGGTGCTTCTCCCCCTCTGGCGCGGCCGGCTCTCCGACGTGTCGGGATGGGCGCTGGGGCGGCCGCAGTAAGGGCATCCGCGGCGCATCCATCCACGCCGAAGGCCCGGCGGATCAGGTGATCCACCGGGCCCTCGTACGTCAGGCGCGTGCCACCGTCACAGGCGCTCGGGCGTCCGGATGCCCAGCAGCTCCATACCGGTGTGCAGGGTTCGGGCGGTCAGCTCCACGAGGAAGAGCCGGTTCTCGACGACCTCGGGGGCGTTGTCGTCGCTGAGCACCTGGCACTGGTCGTAGAAGGTCGTCAGGTGCGACGCCAGCTGGTAGAGGTACGCGGCCAGCTTGTGCGGCTCGTACCCCGCGGCGACCTCGTCCAGCGTCTCGCCGAACCGGTCCAGGTGCAGACCGAGCGCGCGCTCCGCCGGGGCCAGCTCCAGCTCCGGGTGGGCGACGGGCTTCGCGTCCCCGGCCTTGCGCAGGATCGACCGGATACGGGCGTAGGCGTACTGGAGGTAGACCGAGGTGTCGCCGTTGAGCGAGACCATCTGGTCCAGGTCGAACTTGTAGTCGCGCACGGCGGACGTGGACAGGTCGGCGTACTTCACCGCGCCGATGCCGACGTACCGGCCGTTCTCGACGATCTCCTCCTCGGACAGGCCCACCTTCCCGGCCTTCTCCCGCACCACGGCCGTCGCCCGGGAGACCGCCTCGTCGAGGAGGTCCTCCAGCCGGACCGTGACACCCTCACGGGTCTTGAACGGCTTGCCGTCCTTGCCGAGGACCGTGCCGAAGGCCAGCTGGTGCGCGGTGACGTCCTCGCCCAGCCAGCCGGCCCGGCGAGCGGTCTCGAAGACCATCTTGAAGTGCAGCGACTGCCGGGCGTCGACCACGTAGAGCAGGGTGTTCGCCTTGAGGTTCTGCACCCGGTCGCGGATCGCGGAGAGGTCGGTCGCCGCGTAGCCGTAGCCGCCGTTCGTCTTCTTGACGATCAGCGGGACCTGGTTGCCGTCCGGGCCCTTCACGTCCTCGAAGAAGACGCACAGCGCACCCTCGGAGCGCACGGCGACGCCGGTCTCCTCCAGGATGCGGCAGGTCTCCTCCAGCATGTCGTTGTACCCCGACTCGCCGACGATGTCCGGGTCGGAGATCTCCATGTCGAGCTTGTCGAAGACCGAGTAGAAGTAGACCTTCGACTCGTCCACGAACCGCTGCCACATGGCGAGCGTCTCCGGGTCCCCGGCCTGGAGCGCGACCACCCGGTCCCGGGCGCGGGCCTTGAACTCCTCGTCGGAGTCGAAGAGCGCGCGGGACGCCTTGTAGAGCCGGTTCAGGGAGGACATCGCGGCCTCGCCCGCCGACTCGGCGTCGGTGTCCGCAGTGTCGTGGCCCAGCTGGTCCGGGTGCTCGACGAGGTACTGGATGAGCATGCCGAACTGGGTGCCCCAGTCGCCGATGTGGTGGCGCCGGACCACGGACTCGCCGGTGAACTCCAGGATGCGCACCATCGCGTCACCGATGACCGCCGACCGCAGGTGGCCGACGTGCATCTCCTTGGCGACGTTCGGCTGGGCGTAGTCGATGACCGTCGTACCGGCGTCCGCCGAGGACGCCACACCGAGCCGGCCCTCCGCGTCGGCGGCCCGCTCGGCCAGCGTCCGCAGGATCGCCTCGTCGGTGAGGGTGATGTTGAGGAAGCCGGGGCCGGAGACCTCGATCTCCTTGATCAGGTCACCCGCCGGAATCGCGGCGGTGACCTGCGACGCCAGCTCGCGGGGGTTGCCCTTGAGCTTCTTGGCCAGCGCGAGGATGCCGTTGGCCTGGAAGTCGGCCCGGTCGCTTCGTCGCAGCAGCGGGTCGGCGGCGCCGGCGTCGGGCAGGGCTGCCGTCAGGGCGTCCGCCAGCTGCTGCTGGAGCGTGGAAGCGAGGGAAGGGACCGAGGCCATGTGCCGGCTGCCGTTTCCGTAGGGGGTAATGGGTTTCCCCAAGTATCCCACGGGCGGTGAGCGCGTTCGCAAGCCATTTGAGCGGGCTCGCAAAGTCATTTTCGCGCTCCGCCGTGTACCTGGGAGAATGGCAGGGCCCCCGAAAGATTCCTGTACGAGAGAAGGGCGTGCCGACCGTGGCCGAGAGTCAGACAAGCACCGAGACCGACTGGGTCTCCCGCTTCGCGGACGATGTCATCGCCGAATCGGAGCGTCGTGCGCCTGGCAAACCGGTCGTCGTCGCGTCCGGCCTGTCCCCGTCCGGCCCGATCCACCTCGGCAACCTCCGCGAGGTCATGACCCCGCACCTGGTCGCCGACGAGATCCGCCGCCGCGGGTACGAGGTCCGCCACCTGATCTCGTGGGACGACTACGACCGGTACCGCAAGGTCCCGAACGGCGTTCCCGGCATCGACGCGTCCTGGGCCGAGCACATCGGCAAGCCGCTGACCTCGGTGCCCGCCCCGGCCGGGTCCGCGTACCCGAACTGGGCCGAGCACTTCAAGGCCGCCATGACCGAGGCGCTGGACGAGCTGGGCGTCGAGTACGACCCCATCAGCCAGACCGAGCAGTACACCGCCGGGGCCTACCGCGAGCAGATCCTGCACGCGATGAAGCACCGCGCGGACATCGACGCCGTCCTCGACCGCTACCGGACGAAGAAGGACCCGGCCGCCGCGGGCAAGGGCAAGCAGCAGCAGAAGAAGGTCGACGAGGCCGAGCTGGAGGCCGCCGAGGGCTCCGGCGCGGCCGACGAGGACGACGGCGGCAGCTCCGCCGGGTACTTCCCGTACAAGCCGTACTGCGGCAACTGCGGCAAGGACCTCACCGTCGTCACCTCCTACGACGACGACAGCACCGAGCTGAACTACACCTGCTCGGAGTGCGGCTTCGCCGAGACCGTGCGGCTCAACGAGTTCAACCGCGGCAAGCTGGTCTGGAAGGTCGACTGGCCGATGCGCTGGGCGTACGAGGGCGTGATCTTCGAGCCCAGCGGCGTGGACCACTCCTCGCCGGGCTCGTCGTTCGTCGTCGGCGGCCAGATCGTCCGCGAGGTCTTCGACGGCGTCCAGCCGATCGGCCCGATGTACGCCTTCGTCGGCATCTCCGGCATGGCGAAGATGTCCTCCTCCAAGGGCGGGGTGCCCACCCCGGGCGACGCCCTGAAGATCATGGAGGCGCCCCTGCTGCGCTGGCTGTACGCCCGCCGTCGGCCCAACCAGTCCTTCAAGATCGCCTTCGACCAGGAGATCAACCGGCTCTACGACGAGTGGGACTCCCTGGAGCGCAAGGTCGCCGACGGCACCGCGCTGCCGGCCGACCTCGCCGCCCACGGGCGTGCCGTCCGCACGGCCGCCGGTGAGCTGCCGAGCACCCCGCGCCCGCTGCCGTACCGCACGCTGGCCTCCGTCGCCGACATCACCGCCGGCGCCGACGACCAGACGCTGCGCATCCTCAGCGAGCTCGACCCGGAGAACCCGCTCACCTCGCTCGACGCCGTACGCCCCCGCCTCGACCGCGCCGAGAACTGGATCACCACCCAGGTCCCGGCCGAGGCCCGCACGATCGTGCGCGGCGAGCCGGACGCGGAGCTCCTCGGCTCGCTCGACGACCAGGGGCGCGAGTCGCTGCGCCTGCTGGTGGAGGGCCTCGACAGCCACTGGTCGCTGGACGGGCTCACCACCCTCGTCTACGGCGTGCCGAAGGTGCTGGCCGGACTCGAGCCCGACGCCAAGCCGACGCCCGAACTCAAGGTGGCCCAGCGGTCGTTCTTCGCGCTGCTCTACCGTCTGCTGGTCAGCCGGGACACCGGCCCGCGCCTGCCCACCCTGCTCCTCGCCGTCGGCGCGGACCGGGTGCGGGCGCTGCTGGGGGCGTAAACACCCGCGCCACGCACGACACGAGGGGCCGCCACCCGGGACGATCCGGGCGGCGGCCCCTTCGCGTGCGCGCTCCCCGGCGATACCTGGGTGCGCTGGATACCTGTGCGCGCTTCCCGTTGACACGGTGATCACTTCGGGCGTTCGCTGGGGAGCGGAGGGGCCGCGCACGCCGGTGCGGCGCCCGGGACGAGGGTTTCCATGGGACAGGCGTGGCAGTCGTGGTTCGTGCTGACAGGCGGCGTGGTGGTCGCGACGATGGGCGTCCCGCACTTGACCGGCCGGAAGACGGCCGGTTTCCGGCGTCCCCGGGTGGGAGGCTGGGCATGTTCGACGGGGGGTGCGGGTCTGGTCTTCGGTGCGCTGCTGGACCTCGTCGGGGTGGGCGGCTTCGCGCTGCTGGTCCCGTTCTGTCTCGTCTTCCTGGCGCTGGTGCTCCTCCTCTGCGGCGGACCGGTCGCCAGGTCCTCCCGGCACCGGGCGTGACGGAGCGGAACACGACGGCCGCGGGCCCCGCGCTCGGTGCGCGGGGCCCGCTTCTCGTACTCGGTGCTTCCGGTGCTCGGTGCTTCCCGCTCAGGCGATGTGGTCGGCCGCGAGCTCGGCGTCGTAGCGCTGCTTGAACTCCGGCATCAGGCGGCGCAACAGGGCGGCGCTGCGCGGGTGGTGGACGTTCTGGCCGTCGGCGAGGTGGATGGCGAGGACGTCGATGCTGGGGTAGCCGCTGTTCGTCGAGACGAACGTACGGAAGACCTGGTACGCGATCTCGGCGTACTCCGCGTCTTCGGCGGTCTCCGGTTCGGCCGACGCGGCCCGCTCGGCCCGCTCGGCCTCCCGTACGGTCTCCTCGGCCTCCTGGACGGCCTCCCGCGCGTCCTCGTCGGCGTCGGCCTGCTGCTGGGCGCCGCGCTGCTGCGGGACGGCGCCGATGGTGCCCACGTTGCCGAGCGAGCGGGTACGGCCGCCGGGGCCCAGGGGCACCTGGGCGGGCGTGCGCTCGACGTCCTCGTAGTCGGGGTCGTAGCCGCCCTGGTACTCCTGGTCCGACGGCGGCTTCGCGAACCACGGGCTGCCCTGCGCCTCCGGGTCGGGGTCCACCGGAACCCAGTCGCCGCGCTCCTGCTGGACGGTGTCCTGCGGGTACGGCCCCTGCGGGTACGGGTCCTGGGGGTACACGTCCGGCGGCACGTCGTCCTGGACGTAACCGCCCTGGACGTACCCGCCCCGGGCGCCGTCGTTCCGCTGCTGCGGCAGGGCCGCGCGCGGCGGGAGGTCCCGCTGCTGCGGGTGGGGCGCCCCGTCCTGCCGGCGCTCGGTGCCCTGCGCGTGCTCCGTGAAGTCACCGGGGGCGAGTTCGGGCTTCGGCGCGGGCGGCAGCAGCACCGGTTCGATCCCGGCCGCGGCGAGGCCCGCCGGGGCGGTCTCGGCGAGCGGTACGCCGTACTTGGCGAGCCGCAGCGGCATCAGCGCCTCGATCGGGGCCTTGCGCCGCCAGCCGCGGCCGAAACGGGCCTGCAGCCGGGCCTGGTAGATCAGCCGGTCCTGTTCGAGCTTGATGACCTGTTCGTAACTGCGCAGCTCCCAGAGCTTCATGCGCCGCCACAGCTTGAACGTGGGCACCGGGGAGAGCAGCCAGCGCGTGAGGCGCACGCCCTCCATGTGCTTGTCGGCGGTGATGTCGGCGATCCGGCCCACCGCGTGGCGGGCGGCCTCGACGGCGACGACGAAGAGGATCGGGATCACCGCGTGCATGCCGGTGCCGAGCGGGTCGGGCCAGGCGGCCGCGCCGTTGAACGCGATGGTCGCCGCGGTCAGCAGCCAAGCCGTCTGACGCAGCAGCGGGAACGGGATGCGCAGCCACGTCAGCAGCAGGTCCAGCGCCAGCAGGACGCAGATGCCCGCGTCGATGCCGATCGGGAACACCAGGGAGAAGTTCCCGAACCCCTTCTCCAGGGCCAGTTCGCGCACGGCTGCGTACGAGCCCGCGAAACCGATCGCGGCGATGATCGCCGCTCCGGCGACGACGAGCCCGATGAGTACTCGGTGCGTGCGTGTGAGCTGCATCGCGGCCACCCGCGATCCCCTCCCCGACCTCTGTTCTCCGCCCGGCTTCCGACATCCGGCGGTGCCCAGCCTGGCACACGCGTACGAGGCGTGATGCGCGGGGAGGCCGGGAGGGCCGTGCGCGGGGGCGTCCCGGGGGAGTCCCGGATTCCGCAAAGGGGGCTCTGGGCTGGGACGTTGGCCCGGGGGCGATTTTCGGTCACGACTTGGGAGCGGCCGAGGGGATCGGTTCCGTGCGGACCTACGCTGTGGTCGCGACAGGGCGCCCATGGCCCTCTCGGTCCCTACGAGCAGCCCTGGTGATGACCCATGAACTCGGACGTCGTCTCCGTACGCCCCCGTGCCCTCCGCGCGACGGCCCTCGCCGGCCTCTTCCTCGTGCCTGCCGCCTTCAGGGCGTTCGTGAACGGCGGGGTGCTCGAACGGTGGATTTTCGTCGGTGGGGCAGTGATGCTCCTGGCCGTCTTCGTGTCCGTCCGCTTCGGATTCGGCGTCACCGTCACCCCCGATACCGTCACCGTGCGACAGCCTCTGCGGACCGTCTCCTTCAATCTCGACAGGCTGCGCTCGGTGTCCGGCCGTATTCCCGGGTCCGGCAGGAAGCCCGGCGTGGAGTCGCTGACGTTCGAGGGCGCCGACGGGACCCGCACCTCGCTGGGCATGACGTTCTTCTCGTGTCCCGACCGCGTGCGGCTGCTGGCCGTCCTCACGGAGCGCACGGCGCCGGACGTGGTGCGGTGGGACGCGCCGATGCGCGCCATGCTCGCCGGAGGGCGCCCGGACACGCCTCCGGGGTCCGGCTCCCAGGAAGCAGCCGGACCCCGGAGCGGGGCCTGAGGAGTCTCCTGACCTGACGGAGACCCCTTCGGGCGTCAGGACTTCGTCGTGGCCTTGGGCGTCGCCTTGGCGGTCGCGCCGGAGTCGGAGTCCGTGGTGCCCTCGTCGTCCGAGCCGGCGCTCTCGCTGCTGCTGGTCTTCGGGCTGTCGCTCGCGGCGGCGCTCTTGCTGCTGCTCGTCTTCGGGCTGGCGCTGGTGGTGGCGCTCGGGCTCGCCGACCCGGAATCGGTGCTGCCGCCCGTACCGCCGCCGACGGCCGCCACGACCTCCTTGGCCGCGGTCTGCGCGCCGGCCGTGATGTCCGCGACGGACGGGGCCTTGGCGCCCGCGTAGCCGGTGCCGTTGTAGTTCACCGAGACGACGACGTTGGCCGTACGCACGACGATCGTCGCGTAGGAGAAGTCCTCGCTCGTCTTGTTCAGGGTGTACGTGATCGCGGTGGCCTGGTCGCCGATGCCGGAGACGGGCGCGCTCTTGAGCGACTTCGCGCCCTCGGCGGCCTGCGCCTTGGCGACCGACTTGGTGTAGTCGGTGGTCGCGCGGTCCGCGCCGCTGCCGAGCGTCTCCTCGGAGTCGTACCGGACGAGGCCGATGTCCAGCCAGTGGTAGACGGAACCCTTGACGCCCTTGTCGTCCAGGCCGTTCCAGGAGCAGCTGCTCCGGGCGTCCTCGTCGCTGGACTTGCCCAGGGTGCCCGAGGCCTTCTTCGCGGACGGCACGAGCTTCTTGACCGTCTTGGCGGAGACCGCCTTGCACGCATCGGGCAGCCCGGCGAACTTCGCCGGTTCCACGGTGGGGCTCGCGGAGGCGGCGGCGCTCGACGAACCGGAGGCGGTGGAGCCGGAGCCGGCGCTCTTCTCCTTCGCGTCGCCGGAGTCCGACGAGCAGCCGGCGGCGACGAGCATCACCGGGACGGCGGCGCAGAGGAGTATGCGGGACAGGCGCGGGGCTGATCGGTGCATGGTTCCTTCACTCGGACGGGACGGCGATCGCGGTCGTGCGGTCGGGCGGGCGTTCCCGGGGTCGGGCGGTGCGGGTGCGTGTTCCGGAGAGCCACCGTACGACGGACGCGGAATACGCGCGGCCACGCCGGCCGCTCGCGAGGGGGCCCTCGCGGGTCCCCCCGGCGCCCGTGGAGCGGGTCTATTCGTTGATGTTCTCGTCCAGTCCGCGGGCCAGTGCCTGGGCCTTCTCCTGGAGTTCCGCACTCTCCGGCACCTCGGCGGCGTCGGTCGTCTCCTCGGCGTACCGGACGGTGACGACCACGTTCGATGTGCGGAAGACCACGCTGACGGTGCGGTGCTGCGGAGCGGAACCTCCACCTTCGAGTGCATCGTCCAGGAATGCGGCATTTCCGAGGTTCTTCAGTGTCCGCGGCGCGAGGGTCGCGCCGCCGTCACCGTCGCCCCCCGTGTCGTTTCCGGTCGGGTTCAGCGTCGCGGGGGTCGTGGGGGAGGCGGAGCCCTGGGGCGCCACGCCGTCCCCGGCGGACGGGGACGCGGTCGCGGAGGGCGACGCGGAGCCGCCGTCCGAGCCGCTCTCCGGGCCGTCGGCCGGGTCGTCGGCCGAGGGGGAGGGCGCGGGCAGGCCGACCGCCTCCGCCTTCTTGCCGTACACCGTGGCGGCGCTGTCCTCGTCGCTCACCGAGGGGTCGTAGGAGACGACCCGCTCGAAGTCGACCACCAGGGTCCGGGTGGAGTCCGCGGTGCGCGACTGCCAGGTGCAGCCGCCCTTGCGGTCGGTGTCGTACGTGACCGACGCCTTGCCCCCGTACGCGGCCTTCTGCTGGTCCGCCGGGAGATCGGCCAGGCCCGGCAGGAGCTGCTTGAGCGTGCCGGTGCTCACGGACCGACAGGCCTCGGGCAGGGTCTGGTACTTGCCGGGGGGTGCGACCGAGACGGTGGGGCTGCCGGGCTTCGCGTCGGTGGTGGCGTCCTCGGTGCCCGAGCCTCCGGTGCAGCCGGTGACCAGCGCCGCGAGAAGCGCGATGCCGGGAACGTACGCCATGGGTCGCAAGGTCCCAGGCCCCCTTCGGTACGAAAACGGGTTGCCGCGCGAGGGCGGCCGGTGGACACAATGTGTATCGCACGTGCGGCTGTGAATGCCGGTCGGCCGAGATGTTTGCCGACCTTGGCACCGGTTTTGCGTTTTATGTCTTTTGGGCCCTCTCGGGCCGTTTTGCTGTCTGTCCCGTCCGTCTGTCCCGTCGAGGCTCCGAAGGGCTTCCGCGGGGCTTCTGCGGGGCTCTGTCGGACTCCGTCGGGGGAAAACGAGGAATCATGTCGTACGTGGAGATGCCGGGCGCGCAGGTGCCGATCCGGATGTGGACCGACCCCGCGTCGGTCGAGGACGTGGCGATGCAGCAGTTGCGGAACGTCGCGACCCTGCCGTGGATCAAGGGTCTGGCCGTGATGCCCGACGTCCACTTCGGGAAGGGGGCGACGGTCGGCTCGGTGATCGCCATGCACGGCGCGGTCTGCCCCGCCGCCGTCGGCGTGGACATCGGCTGCGGTATGTCCGCGGTGAAGACGTCACTGACCGCCAACGACCTCCCCGGCGACCTCTCCCGGCTGCGCTCCCGCATCGAGGAGGCCATCCCGGTCGGGCGCGGGATGCACGAGGAGCTGGTGGACCCCGCCGCACTGCCCGGAGTCGGAGCAGCGGGCTGGGACGACTTCTGGGGCCGGTTCGGCGGCATCGCGGACGAGGTCAAGTTCCGCCAGCAGCGGGCGGTCCGGCAGATGGGCACGCTCGGCGGCGGCAACCACTTCATCGAGTTCTGCCTCGACGAGGCGGGCTCGGTCTGGCTGATGCTGCACTCCGGCTCGCGCAACATCGGCAACGAACTGGCCGACCACCACATCGGCATCGCCCAGAAGCTCCCGCACAACCAGGACCTGATCGACCGCGACCTCGCGGTCTTCGTCGCGGACACCCCGCAGATGGCCGCCTACCGCAACGACCTGTTCTGGGCGCAGGAGTACGCCAAGTTCAACCGCGCCGTGATGATGGGCCTCTTCCAGGACGTGGTCCGCAAGGAGTTCCGCAAGGCCAAGGTCGCCTTCGACCCGGTCATCTCCTGCCACCACAACTACGTGTCCGAGGAGCGGTACGACGGCATGGACCTGCTGGTCACCCGGAAGGGCGCGATCCGGGCGGGCTCCGGCGAGTACGGGATCATCCCCGGGTCCATGGGCACCGGCTCGTACATCGTGAAGGGCCTCGGCAACGAGAAGTCCTTCAACTCCGCCTCGCACGGCGCCGGCCGGCGGATGAGCCGGATGGCGGCGAAGCGCCGCTTCACCACCAAGGACCTGGAGGAGCAGACACGGGGCGTCGAGTGCCGCAAGGACTCCGGGGTGGTGGACGAGATCCCGGGCGCCTACAAGCCGATCGAGAAGGTCATCGACCAGCAGCGCGACCTGGTGGAGGTCGTCGCCAAGCTGAAGCAGCTGGTCTGCGTCAAGGGCTGAACGCCAGGGGCTGAACGTCAGGAGCTGAACGTCAAGGGCCGAACGCCAGGGGCTGGGACGGGGTGCGCGCCCACGGGCCGGGCCGGTGGGCGCGCAGTCGTTCCTCAGAGCGTGCGGTGCACCTTGCTGTTGGAGGCCTGGGCGCGCGGGCGCACCACGAGCAGGTCGATGTTGACGTGGCTGGGACGCGTCACGGCCCAGCCGACGGTGTCGGCCACGTCCTCGGCGGTGAGCGGGGCGTCGACGCCCGCGTACACCTTCGCCGCCTTCTCCGTGTCGCCCCGGAACCGGTTGGTGGCGAACTCGTCGGTCTTCACCATGCCGGGCGCGATCTCGATGACCCGAACCGGCGTCCCGACGATCTCCAGCCGCAGCGTCTCGGCGAGGACGTGCTCGCCGTGCTTGGCC includes the following:
- the argS gene encoding arginine--tRNA ligase, producing MASVPSLASTLQQQLADALTAALPDAGAADPLLRRSDRADFQANGILALAKKLKGNPRELASQVTAAIPAGDLIKEIEVSGPGFLNITLTDEAILRTLAERAADAEGRLGVASSADAGTTVIDYAQPNVAKEMHVGHLRSAVIGDAMVRILEFTGESVVRRHHIGDWGTQFGMLIQYLVEHPDQLGHDTADTDAESAGEAAMSSLNRLYKASRALFDSDEEFKARARDRVVALQAGDPETLAMWQRFVDESKVYFYSVFDKLDMEISDPDIVGESGYNDMLEETCRILEETGVAVRSEGALCVFFEDVKGPDGNQVPLIVKKTNGGYGYAATDLSAIRDRVQNLKANTLLYVVDARQSLHFKMVFETARRAGWLGEDVTAHQLAFGTVLGKDGKPFKTREGVTVRLEDLLDEAVSRATAVVREKAGKVGLSEEEIVENGRYVGIGAVKYADLSTSAVRDYKFDLDQMVSLNGDTSVYLQYAYARIRSILRKAGDAKPVAHPELELAPAERALGLHLDRFGETLDEVAAGYEPHKLAAYLYQLASHLTTFYDQCQVLSDDNAPEVVENRLFLVELTARTLHTGMELLGIRTPERL
- the lysS gene encoding lysine--tRNA ligase, which gives rise to MPTVAESQTSTETDWVSRFADDVIAESERRAPGKPVVVASGLSPSGPIHLGNLREVMTPHLVADEIRRRGYEVRHLISWDDYDRYRKVPNGVPGIDASWAEHIGKPLTSVPAPAGSAYPNWAEHFKAAMTEALDELGVEYDPISQTEQYTAGAYREQILHAMKHRADIDAVLDRYRTKKDPAAAGKGKQQQKKVDEAELEAAEGSGAADEDDGGSSAGYFPYKPYCGNCGKDLTVVTSYDDDSTELNYTCSECGFAETVRLNEFNRGKLVWKVDWPMRWAYEGVIFEPSGVDHSSPGSSFVVGGQIVREVFDGVQPIGPMYAFVGISGMAKMSSSKGGVPTPGDALKIMEAPLLRWLYARRRPNQSFKIAFDQEINRLYDEWDSLERKVADGTALPADLAAHGRAVRTAAGELPSTPRPLPYRTLASVADITAGADDQTLRILSELDPENPLTSLDAVRPRLDRAENWITTQVPAEARTIVRGEPDAELLGSLDDQGRESLRLLVEGLDSHWSLDGLTTLVYGVPKVLAGLEPDAKPTPELKVAQRSFFALLYRLLVSRDTGPRLPTLLLAVGADRVRALLGA
- a CDS encoding DUF2637 domain-containing protein, which encodes MQLTRTHRVLIGLVVAGAAIIAAIGFAGSYAAVRELALEKGFGNFSLVFPIGIDAGICVLLALDLLLTWLRIPFPLLRQTAWLLTAATIAFNGAAAWPDPLGTGMHAVIPILFVVAVEAARHAVGRIADITADKHMEGVRLTRWLLSPVPTFKLWRRMKLWELRSYEQVIKLEQDRLIYQARLQARFGRGWRRKAPIEALMPLRLAKYGVPLAETAPAGLAAAGIEPVLLPPAPKPELAPGDFTEHAQGTERRQDGAPHPQQRDLPPRAALPQQRNDGARGGYVQGGYVQDDVPPDVYPQDPYPQGPYPQDTVQQERGDWVPVDPDPEAQGSPWFAKPPSDQEYQGGYDPDYEDVERTPAQVPLGPGGRTRSLGNVGTIGAVPQQRGAQQQADADEDAREAVQEAEETVREAERAERAASAEPETAEDAEYAEIAYQVFRTFVSTNSGYPSIDVLAIHLADGQNVHHPRSAALLRRLMPEFKQRYDAELAADHIA
- a CDS encoding DUF3558 domain-containing protein, with the protein product MHRSAPRLSRILLCAAVPVMLVAAGCSSDSGDAKEKSAGSGSTASGSSSAAASASPTVEPAKFAGLPDACKAVSAKTVKKLVPSAKKASGTLGKSSDEDARSSCSWNGLDDKGVKGSVYHWLDIGLVRYDSEETLGSGADRATTDYTKSVAKAQAAEGAKSLKSAPVSGIGDQATAITYTLNKTSEDFSYATIVVRTANVVVSVNYNGTGYAGAKAPSVADITAGAQTAAKEVVAAVGGGTGGSTDSGSASPSATTSASPKTSSSKSAAASDSPKTSSSESAGSDDEGTTDSDSGATAKATPKATTKS
- a CDS encoding DUF3558 domain-containing protein, whose amino-acid sequence is MAYVPGIALLAALVTGCTGGSGTEDATTDAKPGSPTVSVAPPGKYQTLPEACRSVSTGTLKQLLPGLADLPADQQKAAYGGKASVTYDTDRKGGCTWQSRTADSTRTLVVDFERVVSYDPSVSDEDSAATVYGKKAEAVGLPAPSPSADDPADGPESGSDGGSASPSATASPSAGDGVAPQGSASPTTPATLNPTGNDTGGDGDGGATLAPRTLKNLGNAAFLDDALEGGGSAPQHRTVSVVFRTSNVVVTVRYAEETTDAAEVPESAELQEKAQALARGLDENINE
- a CDS encoding RtcB family protein; this encodes MSYVEMPGAQVPIRMWTDPASVEDVAMQQLRNVATLPWIKGLAVMPDVHFGKGATVGSVIAMHGAVCPAAVGVDIGCGMSAVKTSLTANDLPGDLSRLRSRIEEAIPVGRGMHEELVDPAALPGVGAAGWDDFWGRFGGIADEVKFRQQRAVRQMGTLGGGNHFIEFCLDEAGSVWLMLHSGSRNIGNELADHHIGIAQKLPHNQDLIDRDLAVFVADTPQMAAYRNDLFWAQEYAKFNRAVMMGLFQDVVRKEFRKAKVAFDPVISCHHNYVSEERYDGMDLLVTRKGAIRAGSGEYGIIPGSMGTGSYIVKGLGNEKSFNSASHGAGRRMSRMAAKRRFTTKDLEEQTRGVECRKDSGVVDEIPGAYKPIEKVIDQQRDLVEVVAKLKQLVCVKG